Below is a window of Alkalidesulfovibrio alkalitolerans DSM 16529 DNA.
AGGGTTTGGCGTTTTCGCGGCAGCGTGGCAGAAGGCGTTCTGGAACTGTCCGGTCGCCTTATCGTTCCTCGATGGGTACGTAGCGTCGTTTTGGTGGGCCCATGTAGACCTGACGCGGCCGATGGATCTTCTGGCCGGACCGTGATTCCTCGTACCAGTGGGCGATCCAGCCGGGCATGCGGCCAATGGCGAACATGACCGGGAACATGTTCACGGGAATCCCCAAGGTACGCAGGATGATGCCCGAGTAGAAGTCCACGTTGGGGTAGAGCTTGCGCTCGATGAAGAAATCGTCGGACAGGGCGGCCGCTTCCAATTCCTGGGCGATCTCGATGAGCGGGTCGCCGGTCATGTCCTGGTCGTGCAAAAGCTTGTGCGCCGCCTTCTTGAGGATCTTGGCGCGTGGGTCGAAGCTTTTGTAGACGCGGTGGCCAAAGCCCATGAGCCGCATCTCGCGACGCTTCACCTTTTCCAGGTAGTCTTTCACGGTCATGCGGCCCGCGCTGATGTTCTCCAGCATCTCGATGACCGCTGCGTTGGCCCCGCCGTGCAGGCGGCCCCACAGGGCGCAGATGCCTGCCGCGATGGAGGCGAAGAGGTTGGCCTGCGAGGAGCCGACCATGCGCACCGTGGAGCAGGAGCAGTTCTGCTCGTGGTCGGCGTGCACGATGAGCACCAGCGAGAGAGCCTTGATCTGGGCGCGCGTGGGCTCGAACTCCTTGTAGGGCACGGAGAACATCATGTGCAGAAAGTTGGAGCAGTAGCTGCGGTTGGGGTCGGGATACATGAACGGCCTGCCGAGCGATTTGCGGTAGGCGAAGGCCGAGATGGTGCGCACCTTGGAGATGATCTTGGCCACGGCCAGCCGGAACTCTTCCTCGGTCTGGATGTCGAGCAAGTCCGGGTGGTAGCTGGCGAAGGAGTTGATGACCGCCGAAAGGATGGACATGGGCTGGCCGTATGGCGGGAAGCCCTCGAAATGGTGCAGCAGGTCTTCATGCAGCAGTTCTTGCGAGGAGAGCATTTCGCGGAAGGCCGCTCGCTCGGTCTGGCTCGGCAAGTGACCGAAGATGAGCAGCATGGCCGTTTCGATGAAGGAGCTGTGCTCGGCCAGTTCCTCGATCGGATACCCGCGATAGCGCAGGATGCCGTTCTCGCCGTCCACGAAGGTGATTTCGCTCTTGCAAGAGCCGGTGTTGGCGTAACCGGGGTCGAAGGTGATGAGCCCTGTTTCCTGGCGCAGCTTGCTGATGTCCAGGGCGCGTTCGCCTTCCGAGCCTTCGATGAGGGGCAGTTCGATGGTCTTGCCGTCGATGGTAAGGATGGCCTTTTTCTGCTCCATATGTAAGAAAACCTCGTCGTGTGTCCGGATTGTTCGCCGTGTGCCAGGCCTTGTGGGACAAGGCTTCCCGATCTTGGCCCAGACGGTGCGAATCAATTTCTCTAAACGATATTCGCCTCGAAGTCCATGCAGAGAAGTTCGCTCGCCCTCGCCCCTGCTTGCGCCGCCGCGCTCCTTGGGGTAGCAGGGAAGCGGCGCGGGGCATGGGGGGCGGGCCGTAAAGAGGTTGTTCGTGGCCGAGAAGCCGGATGTCAACGCGGTACGCTGCGGCGACTCCTACCGGGAGATCGTCGAGGGGCAAAGTGAGCCTATCTGTCGTTTCGAGACGCGCGGGCTTTTTTGCTTCGTCAACCAGGCGTTCATACAAACCTTCGCCGAGGGCGAGACGCGGCCCGCCAATTTCTTCGACCTCGCTCCGGAGCAGGAACGCCTGCGCATCCGCGCCTCCCTGGCGAGCCTGAACGAGCGCTCTCCCACCGGGAGTTTCGAACACCGCGTCATCGACCGCGACGGCCGCATCCGCTGGTTCCAGTGGAACATCCGGGCATTCTTCGGCGCTGGTGGAGAGGCGCGCGCCTATCAGGCCGTGGGCCGCGACATCACCACGCGCAAGATCGCCGAAGAGGCGCTCTTGCAGGTCAGTTCGGAAAAAGAGAGCCTGCGCCTCAATCTCGAAGCGGTCTTTCAGAGCATCCCGGACGGCATCCTGACCATCGACCAGAATTTCTCGGTCGTGCGGGCGAACAAGGCGGCCGGAACGATCCTCGGCGTGGGCGCGGCCGAGCCGGGCTGCTCGCTCGCGAGCGGCGACGAGCCCTGGCGCGCGGCGCTACGCGAAGTCGTGGACCAGACCATCCGCACCCGCCAAGGGGTGCGCGAGTTTCGCATCGATTTTCGGCAGGAGGGGCTCGCTCGTGTGCTGGTCGCCAACTCCTCACCACTTTTGGACCATCACGGCGCGTTTTCCGGGACCGTTCTTGTGGTGCGCGACATTACCCGCCTGGTCGATCTGGAACGCAAACTCTCCGAACGCCACCGCCATCAGAACATCATCGGCAAGAGCCCAGGCATGCTCGCGATCTACGAGCTTCTGGAGCAGCTTGCGGCCGTGGACACCACTGTGCTGGTGCTCGGCGAATCCGGCACAGGCAAGGAACTGGTGGTGGACGCCCTGCATTTCGGCGGCCCGCGCGCCAAGGGGCCGCTGGTAAAGGT
It encodes the following:
- a CDS encoding citrate synthase is translated as MEQKKAILTIDGKTIELPLIEGSEGERALDISKLRQETGLITFDPGYANTGSCKSEITFVDGENGILRYRGYPIEELAEHSSFIETAMLLIFGHLPSQTERAAFREMLSSQELLHEDLLHHFEGFPPYGQPMSILSAVINSFASYHPDLLDIQTEEEFRLAVAKIISKVRTISAFAYRKSLGRPFMYPDPNRSYCSNFLHMMFSVPYKEFEPTRAQIKALSLVLIVHADHEQNCSCSTVRMVGSSQANLFASIAAGICALWGRLHGGANAAVIEMLENISAGRMTVKDYLEKVKRREMRLMGFGHRVYKSFDPRAKILKKAAHKLLHDQDMTGDPLIEIAQELEAAALSDDFFIERKLYPNVDFYSGIILRTLGIPVNMFPVMFAIGRMPGWIAHWYEESRSGQKIHRPRQVYMGPPKRRYVPIEER
- a CDS encoding sigma-54-dependent Fis family transcriptional regulator; this encodes MAEKPDVNAVRCGDSYREIVEGQSEPICRFETRGLFCFVNQAFIQTFAEGETRPANFFDLAPEQERLRIRASLASLNERSPTGSFEHRVIDRDGRIRWFQWNIRAFFGAGGEARAYQAVGRDITTRKIAEEALLQVSSEKESLRLNLEAVFQSIPDGILTIDQNFSVVRANKAAGTILGVGAAEPGCSLASGDEPWRAALREVVDQTIRTRQGVREFRIDFRQEGLARVLVANSSPLLDHHGAFSGTVLVVRDITRLVDLERKLSERHRHQNIIGKSPGMLAIYELLEQLAAVDTTVLVLGESGTGKELVVDALHFGGPRAKGPLVKVNCSALSENLLESELFGHVKGAFTGAVQDSVGRFQAAEGGTIFLDEIGDISPRIQLKLLRGLERKEFERVGDNRTYRADVRVVAATNVDLLEKVRQGLFREDLYYRLKVVAVRLPALRDRKEDIPLLTDHFLRHFCQAFGKNVTGLEADALAVFMRYDWPGNVRELKHAMEHACLLCRGERISVRDLPSELIDFSLRGRARPLADGAPESSAQSLSSVPRNTRPRDLTRDEVLDALSRCSGNKAKAARLLGMSRRTLYRKLDDLGISAS